The Spirosoma sp. SC4-14 DNA window TCGGGGTGGCGGGTTTGAAAATAGCTTTTGGTTAATGCCGTTATCGCTTCCAGATGCACCCAGGCCCATTTTTGAGTCCATTCAGGGAAAACAACCGGCTGTTTTTTGAAATCTATATAGTGAGCAAACCCTCCCTCCATTTCGTTCCAGGCGTATGCGCACATCTGCAGACACCAGGTCGTAACCTGCAAGGCTAGCTTTCGATTACCCAATTCCAGACAAGCATCGAGTATATAACCTGCCGTTTGAAACGTTAAGCCTACATTCAACCGCCGACCTTCTGGCGTATTGATAAAGGCACCATCGGGAAGGATATATTCCCGTAAAGTATCAGTACGACGATCCAGAAATTCGCCTGTTATTTCCTGAAGCACATCTTTTGTGGATTCTTTCCAACTGTCTTCGTCTAACAAAAGCCGCATCTCCTGGACTGCTTTAAGTAGCGCAACAGGTTCGCTCAAATGGCGAATGGGCTGGAATCGCTCGGTAGGTAACTCATCATTTTTGTTGAATGTTTCCCGCCGTTTTAGCAACTGAGTAAGTGTCTGCTTTGCCAGCATAGCCCATTCATCATCGCCCGTTGCGCGGTGAAGCTGAGCATAGGCCATCATTGTAAAGCAATCCGACGAAATACCAGATGCCGGAGCTACAGGTCGCCCACGTCGGTCGAGTTCTGCGTAGGTGTTAAGCGTATCGTTATGGGCGAACTGGCTTAGAAAGCGGCCGCCATGACGAGCGTGATCGAGCCAGGCAGGCTGTCCATCGAATGTATTGTAGAGCCAGGCAAAAGCCCAGACTTGCTGAGCCTGTAGGGCAACAAACTTATTCCCATCAATTACCTCACCGGTAGCTGCCAGATAATCAAAATAGCCTCCACATAGTTCATCGCGGCTATGTTTTAGCCAAAATGGTACAATCTGGCGCAAAAGCGCCTGTTGATAGCTGGCGGAGAGTTTCTGAAAATCAAGCACGGTGTAAAGATAAAAACGCGGGCGAAACGGATTAAACAGATTTGCCTGTTAATTCGCTGCGCCCGCGTTCCGATAAGCAGATCAGTAAGCCCGCTCTACTTCCCGATGCTCTTTTTCTTCAGGCAGGATAAACTTCATGGGTTTGCCAACCTGATTTGGCAGCAGGGCGATTGAAAGAACCTGGTCGACGTTATCGACGTAATGGAATTTCAGGTCTTTTATATAGGTCGTGTTTATTTCTTCAATGTCTTTCCGGTTCTTCGAACAGAGAATAATTTCCTTTATGCCGGCCCGGTTTGCTGCCAGAATTTTTTCTTTAATACCACCAACCGGTAATACCTTTCCGCGAAGAGTTACCTCACCGGTCATGGCCAGGTAAGGCTTCACTTTGCGCTGGGTATAAATAGAGGTCATCGAGGTAAGCATCGTAATACCGGCCGATGGGCCATCTTTCGGGACGGCTCCTGCCGGAATATGAATATGCAGATCGTAGTGATTGAAAATCCGGTAATCGATACCAAGGTCATCGGCATGGGCTTTGAGATACGAAAGAGCCGTAATGGCCGATTCTTTCATCACATCGCCCAACTGACCCGATAACGTCAGCGAACCTTTGCCACGGCTCAGACTCGATTCGATCAGCAGAATTTCGCCACCAACCTGTGTCCAGGCCAGGCCCGTAACCACACCTGCAATGTCGTCTTCTGCATAGAGCTCTTTGTCAAAAATTTCGGCTCCCAGCATTTTAGAAACATCGGCCGCACGAATGGTGTGGTTATATTCCTCTTCCATGGCAATGGATTTGGCAATTTTACGAACCAGTGCTCCTATTTTCTGTTCCAGATTCCGAACACCTGATTCGCGCGTGTAGCCTTCGATGATGCGTAGAATGGCTTTGTCTTCGATGATGAGATCTTTCGGTTTCAGGCCATGATCTTTCCGTTGTTTAGGAATCAGGTATTTCTTGGCAATCTGAACTTTCTCTTCAACGGTATAACCGGCAATATCGATAATTTCCATCCGGTCGCGCAGGGCAGGGTGGATGGTGTCGAGCGAGTTGGCGGTTGCAATGAACAACACCCGCGACAGATCATATTCTGTTTCGAGATAATTGTCCATAAACGTCGAGTTTTGCTCTGGATCCAGCACTTCGAGCAGGGCCGACGAAGGGTCGCCCCGAAAGTCGGAACTGACTTTATCGATCTCGTCCAGAATAAAGACCGGATTCGAAGAGCCACACTTACGGATGTTCTGGATTACCTTGCCGGGCATTGCCCCGATGTAAGTTTTACGGTGTCCCCGGATTTCGGCTTCGTCGTGTACGCCACCCAATGCCATTCGGCTATACTTACGGCCCAGTGCCTTTGCAATCGACTTTCCGAGCGAGGTCTTACCAACGCCAGGAGGTCCATAGAGGCACAGAATTGGCGCTTTCATGTCGTTCTTAAGTTTCAGAACGGCCAAATACTCAATAATCCGTTCTTTTACTTTTTCGAGACCGAAGTGGTCGGCGTCCAGAATTTTCTGCGCACGTTTGAGGTCGAAATTGTCCTTTGTATATTCATTCCAGGGCAAATCGACCATCAACTCAACGTAGTTCATGGTTACCGGATACTCGGGAGCCATGGGGTTAATGCGTTGCAGTTTATTCAGTTCCTTATCGAAGTGAGAGCGTACTTCGGTTGGCCATTTTTTATGGTCGGCCCGTATGCGCAACTCATCAATTTCCCGATCTGGGTTATCCATGCCCAGTTCGTCCTGCAGCACCTTCATCTGTTGGCGAAGGTAGTAGTCGCGCTGTTGCTGATCGAGATCGGAAGACGCTTTCGACTGAATTTCGCGTTTTAATTCGAGGAGTTGTACTTCGCGAAGCGTATATTCAAGCAGCAAATTAGCTTGCTGGCTTCCATCGAGTGTTTCCAGAAGGCGCTGTTTATCGGCTACTTCGGCATTGATGTTCGACGACAGGAAATGGAGCAGAAACGTAGGGCTTTCGATATTGTCTAAAGCGATACGGGCTTCCTGCGGTATTTCGGGATTGAGTCGTAAGATTTTATAAGCCGCATCCTTTACAGATTGCAGCAATGCCTTTCCTTCTTTGCGGTTAACGTTCGGGAACGAGTCTTCAATCTGGCGCACCTGCGCTGTCATGAATGGCTCTTCCTGGATAAATTGTTGAATTTCGAAGCGTTTCTTGCCCTGAATGATAATTGTGATATTACCATCGGGAAGCGTAATCATTTTAATGATATACGCGATAGTTCCATACCGGTAAAGATCGTCGGCAGTTGGCTCGTCTTTTTGTTGATTGAGTTGGGCAACTACACCGATAATTCGGTTTCCTTTATAGGCTTTCTTTACGAGACGGATCGATTTGGCCCGCCCAACGGTAACGGGGATAACCATACCCGGAAACAATACCGTGTTACGAACGGGTAAGATTGGTAGGTTTGGAGGCAGGTCGTAATCATCGTCTAACCCTTCTGGCGACCCAAGTGGC harbors:
- a CDS encoding AGE family epimerase/isomerase, which codes for MLDFQKLSASYQQALLRQIVPFWLKHSRDELCGGYFDYLAATGEVIDGNKFVALQAQQVWAFAWLYNTFDGQPAWLDHARHGGRFLSQFAHNDTLNTYAELDRRGRPVAPASGISSDCFTMMAYAQLHRATGDDEWAMLAKQTLTQLLKRRETFNKNDELPTERFQPIRHLSEPVALLKAVQEMRLLLDEDSWKESTKDVLQEITGEFLDRRTDTLREYILPDGAFINTPEGRRLNVGLTFQTAGYILDACLELGNRKLALQVTTWCLQMCAYAWNEMEGGFAHYIDFKKQPVVFPEWTQKWAWVHLEAITALTKSYFQTRHPDCPGWIKRIHDYTFQFFPDQRYTGWYLAIGQNNQPIVNAKAIASIGCFSLIRCLAETAQLLTKCGQLQPVGRNIRVN
- the lon gene encoding endopeptidase La, coding for MISDKDLATRLLLADFDSDNLEIVPLGSPEGLDDDYDLPPNLPILPVRNTVLFPGMVIPVTVGRAKSIRLVKKAYKGNRIIGVVAQLNQQKDEPTADDLYRYGTIAYIIKMITLPDGNITIIIQGKKRFEIQQFIQEEPFMTAQVRQIEDSFPNVNRKEGKALLQSVKDAAYKILRLNPEIPQEARIALDNIESPTFLLHFLSSNINAEVADKQRLLETLDGSQQANLLLEYTLREVQLLELKREIQSKASSDLDQQQRDYYLRQQMKVLQDELGMDNPDREIDELRIRADHKKWPTEVRSHFDKELNKLQRINPMAPEYPVTMNYVELMVDLPWNEYTKDNFDLKRAQKILDADHFGLEKVKERIIEYLAVLKLKNDMKAPILCLYGPPGVGKTSLGKSIAKALGRKYSRMALGGVHDEAEIRGHRKTYIGAMPGKVIQNIRKCGSSNPVFILDEIDKVSSDFRGDPSSALLEVLDPEQNSTFMDNYLETEYDLSRVLFIATANSLDTIHPALRDRMEIIDIAGYTVEEKVQIAKKYLIPKQRKDHGLKPKDLIIEDKAILRIIEGYTRESGVRNLEQKIGALVRKIAKSIAMEEEYNHTIRAADVSKMLGAEIFDKELYAEDDIAGVVTGLAWTQVGGEILLIESSLSRGKGSLTLSGQLGDVMKESAITALSYLKAHADDLGIDYRIFNHYDLHIHIPAGAVPKDGPSAGITMLTSMTSIYTQRKVKPYLAMTGEVTLRGKVLPVGGIKEKILAANRAGIKEIILCSKNRKDIEEINTTYIKDLKFHYVDNVDQVLSIALLPNQVGKPMKFILPEEKEHREVERAY